The following is a genomic window from Pecten maximus chromosome 19, xPecMax1.1, whole genome shotgun sequence.
tgaaagccgttcaatgcttatatttaccatctgcgattttttatttgtcctgcgatttttttttttttttgaaattttcaaattcaaatttcagttggcagttcataagctggtgaactcgcatctgaattggtagggttatatagtggcagtgccatacagtggtaaatatatatatatatgtacagggcAAAGAAGTCATTccaacagtgtggacaatgaaaaaaatgtcttaTTTTCGAGGCAATCAGCCCTTTGTAAAAACACaaagaatacaaatacaatcatgatatataaacaatactagAATTACAATCAGATACAATATGGCTTATATAAATAGTACTTGAAAAGCACAACCATTAACCCTTCGGATAGCGTGGGCCGAAAGCGGATGCTAGCGTGATATGTTAAGAGCCCACTATGATTGAACCCTATACGACCAATGGcaaagacatttgaaaatatcccGCTAAAGTGTTGAAAGACGTTTCGTCCCAAAATGATTATATATGGATGCAGAGAAACAACACCTGGCAAATTGAAGGAATCAGTGATAATGAGAAAACCAAATGATAACATGAAAACTTTCATCAGAATTTAGTTGCAGTGGTCGTGGACGAGATTACATAAATACAGAACTCCATGATACACCATGGAAGTCTAGAAGACTCTCAAAATATCCCACAGAGAATGAAATTGGCAAAGATCCCACAATACTGACGACTGATTACACCTCCGAGAGAATCAGTTCGTTTTCTCGTCATTGTTTTTATGGTCGTTAAAGATGTTCCAGAGATTTTCCACTAATACGCTTGTATATACCGCTCCAAGTTGATAACGTATTACCGATATCACAAAAACTCCGTCCACACCAAGATAGTGGTCTAAGAAttcatcaaataattttctatcatTTCCGACATCTTGGGAAGAATTCGTCTGATTTTCCCCGAATACTAGAAGCCTCCTGATAAGCACCCTCCTGCGTCCTCTGATGAAAATGGTAAAATTGTCAAGTAAACTTAGGAAGTTGATGATCGAGAGGAAGACCAATAAAAACCACACCCACAAGAAAATCTGTTCGTTGAACAAATTGTTTGGGAGTGAGCACTGCACAGTGTATGTTTTGACATTAGTCATTCGCCGGATATCAGCATCACAAAATGTCACTGTTGGAAACCGTACCATCCCTGGTCCGTTTTCTTCAggattgttttgaaataaaacatcagTTCCCAGAGTTAGGAATTTATTTCCTAAAACTCTGTCTAGTAAATACATTTGTCCGAGAGAATTCATGACGTATAACAAACAACATATTGCGTAAGCCTTTGCAAGATAGCTTTCCCGTGATAATTCAAAGCTGTGCGTGTTTCTTTGTACCCGAATCCCTGGTTTCTTCTTGAGAACGCGGATTTGTATCCATCTGTGCATAATATGAGCAATTTTTGACTGTTCATCAGTGCTCAAACTACTCTGGCTCTTTGTTAGTCTAGATATGAAACTAAAACTTGCACATGTTTGTAGCTCCATCCATGTCCATTTCGGGATGACAAATAACACACATTGCGACAGAAGAATGACCGGAACCCACGGATAGTATGTAATCTCGTATTCCTGCCTGTCTTCGCCGTAGCGTGGAATTGTTCGTCCAGGTGAAACATAATACGTATTTCTGATATAACAATAGTTATTTGTGTAGTCTACCTGTTTATCTGTAAATGTAGCTGGACACCAACATTTAATCTTCTCACCGAACACATCCTTAGCGACCACCACTATTGCAGTAAGCACGAACAAAAATGAGCAATAACCACTGTTCAGATGCTGGATGAAAAATTCACCGATGTTGTTATTTTCTCTGTTGCTTTTTTCACGGTCGATGGCCGTACACGCATCCTCATATCTGGGACAGAAACAGATACGACTGACATAGCTGATGAACTCATAAATGTGTAAAACACATTAatgataatgaatattttaaataattatcaaCTAAGTGCTAAAACAGAACCAATCTGGCATAGATAAATACGTTACCGATTAAACGGTTTTTATTCTAATAGGGCTCTATTTTGCACTGTTTGAGAAAATATACcgaaaatagatataaataaacCCTATTGAGAAAgttaacatttttgaaaatttccatgaaaaataaaaacaaaataattcaaacaTCGAATAAACATTAAAACGTTCAGTATCATGATCGGCTTACAATGTTAATTTCCAAAATAAAACAGACTTTTTACACAATATCTCCGTGTTCATAGAACGTACAAGTCAACAATACATTTATCctacttataaaaaaaaatctaaaatatgaATGGTGCTGGGTGGAAATAATTcttttttgaaattgaaatatttttaaatttacaacaaaattttggtaaaattCGGGAACTGTTCCATTCCTGAGTGTTTGTactaaaaacaacaacaaaatcctaCCAAAAAAGTTAGCATAACAGTGACAATTTATCCGGCAATGATAATACTTACGTTCCCATGTCTCTCGGCAAAAGCAGCACTCCTATACCATAGACGGTGACGGAATCGGGCAATGATTACAACCTGTACTGTGTCACTATACTAAGGTCATTGTTTATGCAGACAAAGTCTGACATTGAATCCAAACGTTATCGGAACTATATGATATATCAAGTATGTTGTGACTTGTGCCAGAGGCGAGAACTTAAAAGGTTTGATTTTTATCTCAAGAACATCTAGGCACATTTTGTAATGAAGTAACATGTCTTGCTGATAGTTTCGAAAAAAACTCTATCGGAGATTATTTGAAATGACATGTGTCCTTACGGGCACAAGAACTAGCTGTTTCTACCATCGACAAAGACTGACTTTTCAGGAGATTAATcattaaaaattctaaaaatataataatattaacaatCATTTCAAATCAACGGGCTTTTTATTTTGTTCGTTGTTTAGAATACTAATCCAACATACAGTCGTGAATCATCGTATCCGTTTACAATATTCACTATTATCCGATAATTACTATATTCAGTTATGTACATCATCAATGTCAGTCTCGTCTATACTCGTTTGTTTatgtccctaacaacactgTAGGCTTCTTTTTTTCTTACAGGATaaaactgctgtatgatacagaatgAAACTGCTGTATGGTACAGAatgaaacagctatatgatacaggataaaacagctgtatgatacaggataaaacagctgtatgatatagaataaaacagctgtatgatacagaatgaaactgctgtatgatacaggataaaacagctgtatgatacaggataaaacagctgtatgatacaggataaaacagctgtatgatacaggATAAAACTGCTGTATGGTACagaatgaaacagctgtatgatacaggatgaaacagctgtatgatacaggataaaacagctgtatgatacaggataaaacagctgtatgatacaggataaaacagctgtatgatacaggataaaacagctgtatgatacagaatgAAACTGCTATATGATACAGAATgaaactgctgtatgatacaggATGAAAGAGCTATATGGTATaggataaaacagctgtatgatacatgataaaacagctgtatgatacatgataaaacagctgtatgatacaggataatacagctgtatgatacaggataaaacagctgtatgatacaggataaaacagctgtatgatacagaatgaaactgctgtatgatacaggATGAAAGAGCTATATGGTATaggataaaacagctgtatgatacaggataaaacagctgtatgatacatgataaaacagctgtatgatacaggataatacagctgtatgatacaggataaaacagctgtatgatacagaataaaactgctgtatgatacagaataaaacagctgtatgatacaggataaaacagctgtatgatacaggataaaacagctgtatgatacaggatgaaacagctgtatgatacagaatgaaactgctgtatgatataggataaaacagctgtaaGATACAGGATaaaactgctgtatgatacaggatgaaacagctgtatgatacagaatgAAACAGCTATATCATATAGGATAaagcagctgtatgatacaggataaaacagctgtatgatacaggataaaacagctgtatgatacagaatgaaacagctgtacgatacaggataaaacagctgtatgatttaggataatacagctgtatgatagaggataaaacatctgtatgatacaggaCAAAACAGCTGAATGACACAGTTTAGCTAAGATTCAGTTCACACTTTGTATACTTCATCTATTACATTATCTAATTGAACAATAAAAGATGTTGTCCACCTGTTCCTCCTACTCTTAATTCCTTTTGCGTGTTAAACATTGCATCAATATCACAGCAGTCTCATAAAACACTGCAATAATATCAAATAACGAATACCATTATCAAACTCCACCACGACAGGCATAGTTTTTCCTGGGGCTGTGTAAACTTATCTAGAATTATCTTGTTATAATGATAGCTAGTGATATCTTTCCCCATTTTATCAGTCCCGAACACGCCAGCACTCAAGATGTCGAGGGGTTTTGCGACACTCGACTATTTCCTGTGTAATCTTCGAGTACCACAGTTTTAAACGACCTACCCACTGCTACATGTATACTTTTAAGTATCTTCTTTTCGTGAGAGTTCATTTTTCGCTTTGATGCTTATgaatattgattgatttattaaaATCTTTCACGAATATTTATCAGACGGCGAAAGTGAATTACTTACCAAGCAGGAAATGGCCAGTTTTGATAGCCTAGTTTAAGGGGCTATTCTTTGCTGGAAGAAATTGCATTATCTTGGCTAATTTTAACAAGATTCGGAATAAAACCTTTACTATGTGGCTTAAGCATTGATTCAGCGTAAATCTTCCATACCATATTTGTggttttgataaaattaatCCATTATAAATAAGGTTTGGGGGTTACAACCATTTTAATATGTCCTGCCAGTACagtcaaatatttttgttaaattaagCCTTTTTTATTGAAAGATATTTGACGTCATTACCAAGAACTGGGATATTTTCTTTTCCGGAACATTTTTCTGATTccgaggggccgcggtggccgagtggttaaggtgttccgacactttatcactagccctccacatctgggttgcgagttcgaaacctacttggggcagttgccaggtactgacggtaggccggtggtttttctccgggtactccggctttcctccacctccaaaacctggcacgtccttaaatgaccctggcagttaatagggcgttaaacaaaaacaaaaccaaaaccaaaccaaaacctgATTCCGAGAAAATTCCTATATTCAATTAAATTACATTAGATCTTTCCTCACATCAAAATTCTAATAATCCCCGTCATGTCACAATTCTGATTACATCGCCACGTCACAATGCTGACAATCCTCCTCACGTCACAATTTTGACAATCTTAATCATGTGACAATTCTGACAATCTTTATCATATGACAATTCTGACAATCTTTATCATATGACAATTCTGACAATCTTTATCATGTGACAATTCTGACAATCTTAATCATGTGACAATTCTGACAATCTTTATCATGTGACAATTCTGACAATCTTTATCATGTGACAATTCTGACAATCTTTATCATGTGACAATTCTGACAATCTTTATCATGTGACAATTCTGACAATCTTTTTCATGTGACAATTCTGACAATCTTCATCATGTGACAATTCTGAAAATCTTTATCATGTGACAATTCTAACTATCTTCATCATGTGATAATTCTGACAATCTTTATCGTGTGACAATTCTGACAATCTTTATCATGTGACAATTCTGACAATCTTTGTCATGTGACAATTCTGACAATCTTTGTCATGTGACAATTCTGACAATCTTTATCATGTGACAATTCTGACAATCTTTATCATTTGACAATTCTGACAATCATTATAACGACACAATTCTGACAATCTTTATCACGTCACAATTCTGACATtctttaccgtcacgtcacAATTATGATCATCTTGATCACGTCACAATTCTGATACTCCTCCTCACGTCACATATTATGACAATCTTTATCACGTCACAATTCTGACATTCTTAACCGTCACGTCACAATTATGACAATCTTTATCACGTCACAATCATGGCACTCTTTATCACGTCACAATTCTGACAATCTTTACGGTCACGTCACAATTCTGACAATCTTTATCACGTCACAATCATGGCACTCTTTATCACGTCACAATTCTGACAATCTTTACGGTCACGTCACAATTCTGACAATTTTTATCACGTCACAATTCTGACAATCTTTATCACGTCACAATTCTGACAATCTTTATCACGTCACAATTCTGACAATCTTTATCATGTCACAATTCTGACAGTCTTTATCACGTCACAATTCTGACAATTTTTATCACGTCACAATTCTGACAATCTTTATCACGACACAATTCTGATAATCCTCGTCACGTCACAATTATGACACTCTTTATCACGTCACAATTATGACAAACTTTACGACCACGTCACAATTCTGACAATCCTCCTTACGTCACAATTCTGACAATCCCCCTCACGTCACAATTATGGCAATCTTTATCACGTCACAATTCTGACAATCTTTATCACGTCACAATTCTGACAATCCTCCTCACGTCACAATTATGGCAATCTTTACGATCACGTCACAATTCCGAAAATCTTTATCATGTGACAATTCTGACAATCTTTATCATGTGACAATTTTGACAATCCTTATAACGTCACAATTCCGACAATCTTTATAATGTCACAATTATGACAATATTTATCACGTCACAATTCTGACATTCTTTACCGTCACGTCTCATTTCTGACAATCCTCTTCAGGTCAAATATCAAGCATTTTCTAGGGAGCCATTCACGAGAGATAACCTGATTTCCTCCCTGTCACCCTCTCTAAAAATACAGACGATATCTAAGTTAAACAGGAAAATATTCCCTCATAGAACGACCAACTGTGTACTCGGCTCGTGCACCTAGTCGCTGCTTGCACGCTGTACCGGCAACTCCAGAGCACAACGATTGTGAGATTACTGTAAAAGATGACGAACATATTTTCAGTCGAGTAagtaaaatgatatcaatattaatgcAAAGTGTATACAAATCGTTATGTTTTGAATATGTTCATTTACATGTAGTTGTACTGTAGTTACGTAATGTGAATCTCgctttgtttttataaaatattaattaattatcttCTTACGAAAAAATGTCACAGTTTTTCCTATCGGTAAATACATTTGCATTATTTCcatgtaaaaaagaaaaacaattaagTGCATAAATTATTTGTCGTGATGCCAGTTCCTGTTTATCTTTCTCTTGGTATTTTAATAATGTATGTGGTCCTTTTGTTTTGTCGTGATGTCAGTTCCTTTTTATCTTTCTCTTGGTATTTTAATAATGTATGTTGTCCTTTTGTTTTGTCGTGATGTCAGTTCCTGTTTATCTTTCTCCGAGCATTTCAGTCATTTCTGTAGTCTATCGTTTTAGTGTCTCTATGGTCTGTTTTGATGATTTGGTCGTATTAAAggaaatttatcatttttgatCCTCATTTTTCTTCATAAGCTTTATATGACGAATATGACGTGCTTCGTTTTATTGAGATAAAAACAGCCACGAGTTATGTAATATATGCCTAAGTACATATAGTTACCACGTATGGCCACTAACCCTCGCTCTGACTCTCCAAGATAGAGAACAATGGACAGGAGTACAGAAAATCTAGTTTTGGCTCTGAAAATAGCAACCAAtcaaatatttccatacattatTCAACTTCGGAACACTTTTTTTAAGAAAGATAGTTTGGGGATCCCGTCATAGGGGCCGCCACCAAAACCT
Proteins encoded in this region:
- the LOC117317919 gene encoding innexin unc-9-like; translated protein: MGTYEDACTAIDREKSNRENNNIGEFFIQHLNSGYCSFLFVLTAIVVVAKDVFGEKIKCWCPATFTDKQVDYTNNYCYIRNTYYVSPGRTIPRYGEDRQEYEITYYPWVPVILLSQCVLFVIPKWTWMELQTCASFSFISRLTKSQSSLSTDEQSKIAHIMHRWIQIRVLKKKPGIRVQRNTHSFELSRESYLAKAYAICCLLYVMNSLGQMYLLDRVLGNKFLTLGTDVLFQNNPEENGPGMVRFPTVTFCDADIRRMTNVKTYTVQCSLPNNLFNEQIFLWVWFLLVFLSIINFLSLLDNFTIFIRGRRRVLIRRLLVFGENQTNSSQDVGNDRKLFDEFLDHYLGVDGVFVISVIRYQLGAVYTSVLVENLWNIFNDHKNNDEKTN